The region AATAGCATAAATGTTGTTATTGACTGTAACGCTGTAGTTTTTAGAATTAAAATCACGTTTTGTAATTTCTATAGTATATGGTTTATTGTCTTTTAAAAGATGAAAGGAATTATTTTTTGTTTCAACTATATCAAGACTTTTAATAGCATCTGAGTCAATTTCAAAACTATTAGAATCGTTGACTATTATGTTAAATTTTTGGCTCATAAGGTTATTATCTTTTGAAGTATAAAGATAAACAACTATAACGTTGTAGAAAATATTTAGATTTTTTTTAAGAAGAATTTAATCAGCTTTAAAAACGGAAGCTTGTTGATGGTATTTAATTGCTTTTTTAGATAGAAATATTCCAATACCTAAAGAAATAAAAGCACCAACCCAAATACCAGGTACAAAGTCTATAAACAAGAAAAAGTCATAAGCACCATGGAACAGTATAGCAAAGAATAATCCTAACAAATTAAGATATAGTTTATTAGGTGCAAATTTGGCTTTTCCCATATAATAACCCATTAAAATACCAAAGGTAGCATGAGCAGGAATGGCTGTAAAAGCCCTAACTAAAGCAGTAGCTGGACCGCTTTGCAGAACATACATGATATTTTCTGTAGCTGCAAAACCCATAGACACCATAACTGCGTAGACAATACCATCAAAGGGTTCGTTAAATTCTTTGTGTTGTTGTGCAAAGAGTAAGACGATGAGGTATTTACTTAATTCTTCAGAAAAACCAACCACAAAAAAGGCTTGCTTAAACTGTTCCCAGACACTTAGTTTATCCACTAAAGGGACATATACATTGAAAACAGAGTAGAGTAGTGTGGTTATAATAATACTAACTATAGCACCTAGTAGAAAAGAAATCACCAATAACCGTTTGGGTTCTTTTTCGTATTTATCTTTCATGTAAATATAAAAGATGATAATAAAAACTGGCGCCAAAGCCATTAGTATTAATTGCATACTACTAAGTTATAGTTTTTTAGTGATAGATTGTAAAACAGCTTGATAATAGTTATAATTACTGGCTACAAAATGTCCATTAGTTTTGCTGTTCTCTAACAATTTTTTAAATATAGAAATAGAAACTAGTTTCAAGTCTTCAACTTCATCTTTTTGAGGAGTTAATTTAGACAGTGGAACAGGTAATAGAGCGATGAACGTATGATGAAACTCGTTATCAATAATCCCATTAGGATAGCTTTGAAAGCAGTCAAAAACACCAATGTTTTCTAAGTCAGATTCTTGAATAGTTAATCCAATTTCTTCTTCAATTTCTCTAACAGCACCAGATGTTATGGTTTCTCCAGCATCAATATGACCTGCAACACTAACGTCCCAAAGCAATGGACAAATAATTTTTGACGCTGCACGTTGTTGTAATAAAATCTCACCTTTATCAGTATAAAACCAGATATGAGCAGTATTGTGGTAATACCCTTTTTTATGGATTACAGATTTTAAAGCAGATTGTCCAGTTGGCTTGCCAGTTTTGGTGACTATGTCAATATATTCCTCTTTCACTACATCTAAATTACTGCTTTTTTAAATAATTTAAAGATAAACTGTTAACCTTTTTTGAAACCAAACATTAAAAGGAAATAACTATTAATCTATAAATTAATTAATCATGAAAAAACAACTATTTTTTACAACAGTCGCACTACTATTTAGTGTATTTAGTTTTGGTCAAACCAATAATGAAACTTTAGGTACTGGAGCTGGATCTAGTATTACTTCTGGCGATAATAATGTCATTTTAGGCGATAATGCTGGTACAACTTTAACTTCGGGCTCTAACAATGTCTTTGTAGGGAGAGAAGCAGGTTTTAGTCAAACTAGTGCATTTGATAATATTTTTATAGGAAAAGATGCTGGTCGTAGTAATGTAACAGGCACTGATAATATTTTTATTGGTGTTGAGGCAGGTTTAAATAACACTGCAACCGATAATATTTTTATTGGTACAGAAGCAGGTGAACTAAACACTTCTGGAGCTGATAATGTATTTATTGGTGAAGAATCTGGAACTAATAATACCACTGGAAATGATAATGTATTTATTGGTGAAGATGCTGGTTTTAATAATACGACTGCAAATGATAACACCTTTGTAGGTAACACAGCAGGACGACTTAACACAGAAGGTTTTAGAAACACATATGTTGGTAACGAAGCTGGATACGACTCAAGTACTGGTTATAGAAACACATATGTTGGTGACTCTACAGGAATTGATAATAGTATTGGAAGACTAAATACATTTATTGGTCAAGCAGCTGGATCTGCAAACGAATATTCTAATTACAATACATTTGTTGGTGCACAGTCTGGAGGTGATAATAACAGAACAAACTCGACAACTAATGCTAATAGAAATACTTATGTTGGTGTTTTTTCTGGATTTTCAAATCGAGAGGGAGAGGATAATGTAGGTATGGGTGCTTTTGCTAACTATAATCAAGGTTTTGATATTTTAAATATTACCGGTAAAGATGGAGCTACAACTTCTAGTACTCCCAGATTTAGAAACACATTTATTGGTGCACAATCACATCCTAATAATAATGATGTCATTGCAATAGGATATAGAAGTAGAGTGGACGGTCAGTTTGGTATTACAATTGGAAACGAATCTACTGCACAAGGAAATTATTCAGTTGCTATTGGACAAAACGTTACAGTTGCTCAACCTAATAGTATGGCTCTTGGTGGTGATACAGTATCCAATAGATTAAGTGTTGGTATAGGAACGGTTTCGGCTAACGGTAACGCTTCACTAACTTTGGCAGATACAGATAAAGGGTTTTTAGTTAATAGATTGACTACTGCACAAAGAACTGCTATGGTAACTGCTGGTGCAGATGGTACACCTTTAGATGTAGATGAAGCAGGATTGTTAGTTTACGATACTGATGTAGAAAGTCTGTTTATTTGGAATGGTACAGCTTGGACAGCTTTTGGAAGTAATACAGATGCACAAGAACTAAGTTTAGCCTCAAACACTTTGAGTATTACAGGAAGTGCAGCTACTGTAGACTTATCACCTTACGTAAATACAGATAATCAAGAGCTATCGTTATCTTCTAATACATTATCTATAACAGGAAGTGCATCAACAATAGATTTATCTGGATACGTTAGTTCGGACGATCAAAACTTAACTGCTGCAACCTTATCTGGTGGTAATGTGTTAACTATTGAAATAGAAGGCGGAAGCTCAGTATTTGTAGATTTAAATCCTATTATTGAAGACTTAGAAATGGAGAATGATAACCAACAACTCCAGATTAACGATTTACTGACACGTGTAACAACATTAGAGGGTTGTGCTTGTACTACATTATCTGTTGATGATTATACAGATGATTTAGATGAACAAAATAATAGAGCTAGTGGTCCTATTTTGTATCAAAATATTCCTAATCCGTTTAACGGAACAACATCTATAAAATATTTTGTACCTAATAGTTATAATAAAGCAGCAATAGTCTTTAGTAATACGTCTGGACAAGTTATAGACAATGTGCCTTTAGAAAATTTGGGTGATCAAGAAATTTTCTTTAATAGTGATTCATTAGCATCAGGTATGTATTATTATACATTGTTTGTAGATGGTAGAAAAATAGATACAAAAAAAATGGTTATAGAATAATTATCTCTTAACTCCATTTTAAAAAAAAGCCTGAAACTATATAGTTTCAGGCTTTTTAAATACATCGTGTTTACTAAGATGTTTTTAGTGATTTATTTAAAGTAGCTAAATGTATCACCATCTTTAATTTTTAATAAGGTTTCGTAAATTAATTTAATCACATTTTCTACATCGTCTCTATGTACAGTTTCTACAGTGGTATGCATGTAACGTAATGGTAACGATATTAATGCTGACGCCACACCACCATTGCTATACGCAAATGCATCTGTGTCTGTTCCAGTTGCTCTAGAACAAGCTGCACGTTGGAACGGGATTTTATTTTCGTCTGCTGTGTCTGTAATTAAATCGCGTAATTTTTGTTGTACTGCTGGTGCATAAGCTATTACAGGACCTTTACCGTTTTCTACTTGACCTTGTACTTTCTGGTCAATCATTGGTGTGGTAGTGTCATGTGTGACATCTGTAACAATTGCAACGTTGGGTTTAATGGTATCGGTAATCATTTGTGCGCCACGTAAACCAATTTCTTCTTGTACAGCATTAACTATGTACAATCCAAAAGGCAATTTTTTCTTGTTATCTTTAAGTAAACGTGCCACTTCAGCAATCATAAATCCACCCATTCGGTTATCTAAAGCACGACACACAAAGTTATCTTTGTTAAGGATGTGGAATTCGTCTGGATACGTAATCACACAACCAATATGCACACCTAATTTTTCGACTTCTGCTTTGGTTTTGCAACCACAGTCTATAAAAATGTTGTTTGGTTTCGGTGGTTCTTCTTTAGATTTATTTCTGGTATGTATAGCTGGCCAACCAAAAACACCTTTAACAATGCCTTTTTTGGTGTGGATATTTACAATTTTACTAGGTGCAATTTGGTGGTCACTTCCTCCATTACGGATCACGTAAATTAATCCGTTGTCCGAAATATAGTTGACGTACCAAGAGATTTCGTCAGCATGACCTTCAATAACCACTTTGTATTTTGCTTTTGGGTTAATTACACCAACTGCTGTTCCATAGGTATCTGTAAAAAATTCATCCACATACGGTTTAAGATAATCCATCCATAGTTTTTGACCATCCCATTCGTAACCTGTTGGCGCTGCATTATTTAAATATTTTTCTAAAAAGTCCATCGACTTTTTGTTAAGTATACGTTTTGTTGCCATTTAAAATAATTTTTGTCTAAAATAAGAATATTCACACTTATTTAATAGTAAGCTACGCGTTAATTATTAATTTTGCGTTATTAAAGTCTGCTTTGGAATAGTTTTAGCAGATATGTAGCTATGAAGTATATTATTTTTTTGTTTTTATGTGTACCAGTGTTGTTGTTTTCGCAAGAAGATAACGAGGTTATGCAAGACTCGACTGAAGTCGAATACATTATTATTGAAGGCGACTCCATACCACACAAGTCTATTTATTTGGATGAGGTCATGCTATTAGATAAACTGACGTTTAAAAGTAAAGAAGACCGTAGACGCTATTATATTTTAAGACGAAAAACCATAAAGGTGTATCCTTATGCTAAGTTAGCTGCAGACCGTTTGAATGCCTTAAACACACGTCTAGCCACTTTAAAAAATAGACGTCAAAAGAAAAAATACGCTAAGAAAGTCCAAAAGTATATAGAAGAACAGTTTTCTGAAGAGTTAAAAAAACTCACAAAGACGGAAGGTCAGATTTTAGTGAAACTCATTCACAGACAAACCGGAACCACTGCGTTTGATTTGATTAAAGAATTGCGTAATGGTTGGCGAGCCTTTTGGTATAATAGTACTGCCAAACTGTTTAATATCTCTTTAAAGCGTGAGTATGATCCAGAACAGGTTGAAGAGGACTACTTAATTGAAGATATTCTAATTAGAGCGTGGCAAAACGGACAACTAAAATTAGTCAAATCGCCTTTAAATTTTGAATATTTTAAGTTAACCAATAAGTGGGACACTTCTGAAACTACTACTAACAACTAATGCGCAAACAAACCCCTTTTGAAGAACAACTAAACGCATTAAGTCATGGTTTAGGAGCCTTGTTTGGAATAGTCGCTTTGGTATTGCTTATTGTTTTTGAAACCAAAAAAACAGATTTTAGCCTATTTAGTGTCATTGTTTATGGAATCTCTATTATTATCTTATTTACAGCATCAACGCTATACCATATCATCTCTGACGAAAAAAAGAAGCACTATTTTAGAATCGTCGACCACGTTAGTATTTACTTACTTATTGCAGGAACGTACACACCAGTATTACTCATTACCTTAGAGCAAAGCTTGGGTTGGACCTTATTTTATGTGGTTTGGGCAATTGCTTCGTTTGGTGTGGTGTTAAAACTGTTTTTTACTGGACGTTTTAATATCTTTTCTACGTTGTTGTATTTGGTCATGGGTTGGTTAATTGTATTTGATTTTACCACCTTATCTAACCTTATGGCACCCAACGGAATCCTACTACTCGTGGCTGGTGGTTTAGCCTATACGGTTGGTATTGTGTTTTATGCCATAGAGAAAATACCTTACAACCACGTCATTTGGCACTTGTTTGTCTTAGCTGGTGCGATTTGCCACTTTTTTATGGTGTTGTTTTTTGTGGTTTAGAATTAATTTTCTGTAAACTTATCAGTTTCACTAATACCGTAAGCTTTATTATACGCTTTACTATCTATGGTATTATTTTCAGTTGAGTCATAATCCATAACAATTTTCCACTCGCCATTTTCTTTTTTTAGTATGACATGAAATTGTCCATAGTATATTTGAGGATCTGCAGAATTAGGATTAATCATGAGTTTGTAAATTCCACGTTCTGAAGCTACAGAGTCATTGTTAATACGCTCAAAAAAGCGTAGAGAGATATTGTAAGAAATATTATTTTCTTTATCTGAATTAAATCTAGCTTTATAATTATTGATGTACGACTCGAAATCACTTATATTTTTTCCTCCAGAAATCCTTACTAAGTCTTTAGAATGAATTTGTTCCATGAGTGTATAATCTAAAGTTTTAAACGCTTTATAAAATTTAAGCCAAACCGTATAATTTATAGCTTTTAAATTATCTAAAGATTGCGCGTGACTTTGACAAGTAAATGCAATAAATAATACTACAGTAAATATTAATTTTTTAAACATAACAGGAATGTATTAAAAGTTAGTAAGCCCAAATGGTTATTAGGCTTACTAATTTAGTGAATAAAAAATAGATAAAAGATTAGTGAGGTTTATTTGTAATTAGAAGAGAACAAGCAATTACTTTTAGCCATTGTTGGCAACAGTTTTATTTTAATATTAATTCTTCTTTCAGTGTAAAATGTTGAGCAGTTTCATCATATCTTGATAATACAAGTTTTGCATTTTCTGGTATGTATGCTTGCTCATAGTTTTCGCCAGCAAACATTTTTACAGAATTCAATGAGTCAAATTGAAGCACCAGAAAAAACTCCATTTCATCATTCCTTTCCATTGTTGAAATACTGACTTTTTCCAAGCCTTCAACACCTTTCCTTTTTACTTCAGGAAACACCTCATTGATAAGCATAGCCTCATAAATTGGGGCATTATCTATGGTTGTCCATCCTTTCCAAGTTCGGATAATTTTATGATTCACTAGAGGTCGTTTTTTATTTTAACATTAAAGGATTTTCCAAAGAAAATATTCTTTATAATGGAATGCTGTTCCAAATTTCTAAATAAACTTTCCACTCACCGTTCTCTTTTCTCCATACATTAACGTATTTACCCTTCCAAGATATTTTTTCGCCTTCAGGTGTGAGTGTTGTTCCTTCGTAAGTTCCATAGGCATATGCATTTTCATTAACTACTTTTATTTCACTAGGAAATATTTTGTGACTAACAATCTTGACATTTTCAGGCATCGTAAAATGCTTTGAGATGTCATAGAACCCTTCAATAATTTCGCTGTCATTTGGAAACAGTTTTGCATCTGTAGTATAGCGCTCTACAATTCTGGTGATATTTCCATTGATAAAGTTCATTGAGAACTCTTCTTTGCTTTTGAGAATGACGTTAATGTCTTCTTCACTACCGATAAAGGTTTGAGCAAAAGCTGTACTTGAAAAAGTCAGTAAAATAGCTATCAATATATTTTTCATAAGGTTAGTTTTTAATTGTTGCCAACGTCTCCGTATATGAAACGTAGCGTGTTAAAAGACGCTATAGTTTCGGGTTAAACACGAGCCGAATTTTTAAATTTTACTATTTATTTTATTTTTGGGAAATTGTCAAATTTAAAAATTTGATGACCTTATGTATGTCTTAATTTTGTTAAATCAACTAGTAGGCTATGAGATAAATAAGTTTTTAGTATTTAGTTTTTTCTAATTCAAATTCACAAATTGAATACTCTTATTTTTATTTCGATCTCTTTTTGTCATTATATTATTTCTAATCTTGATAAATTATTTTAATTTTTACATCCGCTATTCCAGATTCTATATTAACTTTCGATCTTCTGTAGCCAATATATACGTCTTCATTGATGGATAAAGAAGTCTTTCCTTCATATTTAGAATGTGTGCTGCTGTTTAAATTGATATCATCTAAAATGTTAGTATCGATAGAAATTTTATTATCATTCTCATCATAAAAAGAGTATTCAAGTGATTTAACTTGAAGAACTCTACCTAAAACTAAATTTTCATCACCTTCAATTGCATCTAAACAATTGCCTGTTAGCTCTTCCAATTTATTTTCTATTGAAATTTCCGATATAGCCCATTCTTTAGCCTGATTAAATGAAATTTTTACTTTTTGAACCCTATTATTATTTAAAGCACCTACAATATTTACATTTCCACCAAAAATTTTTGCAAGGTTTACTTCTAAAGCATTTTTTTTGTTAATCGAATAAGATGTGTTTTGTAAAAAAGAATTAGTTTCTCTAGCTGATATATTTAAGCATTCGTCTTGGAAAGCCTTTATCAATTCTTGGTCATCATTATAAGTAATTATAGTCCCAGCTCCCCAATCAGTTCTTGGAATGATAAAAGGTGTGTATTTATAT is a window of Olleya sp. YS DNA encoding:
- a CDS encoding PrsW family glutamic-type intramembrane protease; its protein translation is MQLILMALAPVFIIIFYIYMKDKYEKEPKRLLVISFLLGAIVSIIITTLLYSVFNVYVPLVDKLSVWEQFKQAFFVVGFSEELSKYLIVLLFAQQHKEFNEPFDGIVYAVMVSMGFAATENIMYVLQSGPATALVRAFTAIPAHATFGILMGYYMGKAKFAPNKLYLNLLGLFFAILFHGAYDFFLFIDFVPGIWVGAFISLGIGIFLSKKAIKYHQQASVFKAD
- a CDS encoding NUDIX domain-containing protein yields the protein MKEEYIDIVTKTGKPTGQSALKSVIHKKGYYHNTAHIWFYTDKGEILLQQRAASKIICPLLWDVSVAGHIDAGETITSGAVREIEEEIGLTIQESDLENIGVFDCFQSYPNGIIDNEFHHTFIALLPVPLSKLTPQKDEVEDLKLVSISIFKKLLENSKTNGHFVASNYNYYQAVLQSITKKL
- a CDS encoding T9SS type A sorting domain-containing protein; the encoded protein is MKKQLFFTTVALLFSVFSFGQTNNETLGTGAGSSITSGDNNVILGDNAGTTLTSGSNNVFVGREAGFSQTSAFDNIFIGKDAGRSNVTGTDNIFIGVEAGLNNTATDNIFIGTEAGELNTSGADNVFIGEESGTNNTTGNDNVFIGEDAGFNNTTANDNTFVGNTAGRLNTEGFRNTYVGNEAGYDSSTGYRNTYVGDSTGIDNSIGRLNTFIGQAAGSANEYSNYNTFVGAQSGGDNNRTNSTTNANRNTYVGVFSGFSNREGEDNVGMGAFANYNQGFDILNITGKDGATTSSTPRFRNTFIGAQSHPNNNDVIAIGYRSRVDGQFGITIGNESTAQGNYSVAIGQNVTVAQPNSMALGGDTVSNRLSVGIGTVSANGNASLTLADTDKGFLVNRLTTAQRTAMVTAGADGTPLDVDEAGLLVYDTDVESLFIWNGTAWTAFGSNTDAQELSLASNTLSITGSAATVDLSPYVNTDNQELSLSSNTLSITGSASTIDLSGYVSSDDQNLTAATLSGGNVLTIEIEGGSSVFVDLNPIIEDLEMENDNQQLQINDLLTRVTTLEGCACTTLSVDDYTDDLDEQNNRASGPILYQNIPNPFNGTTSIKYFVPNSYNKAAIVFSNTSGQVIDNVPLENLGDQEIFFNSDSLASGMYYYTLFVDGRKIDTKKMVIE
- a CDS encoding M42 family metallopeptidase, translating into MATKRILNKKSMDFLEKYLNNAAPTGYEWDGQKLWMDYLKPYVDEFFTDTYGTAVGVINPKAKYKVVIEGHADEISWYVNYISDNGLIYVIRNGGSDHQIAPSKIVNIHTKKGIVKGVFGWPAIHTRNKSKEEPPKPNNIFIDCGCKTKAEVEKLGVHIGCVITYPDEFHILNKDNFVCRALDNRMGGFMIAEVARLLKDNKKKLPFGLYIVNAVQEEIGLRGAQMITDTIKPNVAIVTDVTHDTTTPMIDQKVQGQVENGKGPVIAYAPAVQQKLRDLITDTADENKIPFQRAACSRATGTDTDAFAYSNGGVASALISLPLRYMHTTVETVHRDDVENVIKLIYETLLKIKDGDTFSYFK
- a CDS encoding DUF4294 domain-containing protein codes for the protein MKYIIFLFLCVPVLLFSQEDNEVMQDSTEVEYIIIEGDSIPHKSIYLDEVMLLDKLTFKSKEDRRRYYILRRKTIKVYPYAKLAADRLNALNTRLATLKNRRQKKKYAKKVQKYIEEQFSEELKKLTKTEGQILVKLIHRQTGTTAFDLIKELRNGWRAFWYNSTAKLFNISLKREYDPEQVEEDYLIEDILIRAWQNGQLKLVKSPLNFEYFKLTNKWDTSETTTNN
- a CDS encoding hemolysin III family protein translates to MRKQTPFEEQLNALSHGLGALFGIVALVLLIVFETKKTDFSLFSVIVYGISIIILFTASTLYHIISDEKKKHYFRIVDHVSIYLLIAGTYTPVLLITLEQSLGWTLFYVVWAIASFGVVLKLFFTGRFNIFSTLLYLVMGWLIVFDFTTLSNLMAPNGILLLVAGGLAYTVGIVFYAIEKIPYNHVIWHLFVLAGAICHFFMVLFFVV
- a CDS encoding nuclear transport factor 2 family protein codes for the protein MFKKLIFTVVLFIAFTCQSHAQSLDNLKAINYTVWLKFYKAFKTLDYTLMEQIHSKDLVRISGGKNISDFESYINNYKARFNSDKENNISYNISLRFFERINNDSVASERGIYKLMINPNSADPQIYYGQFHVILKKENGEWKIVMDYDSTENNTIDSKAYNKAYGISETDKFTEN
- a CDS encoding antibiotic biosynthesis monooxygenase, producing the protein MNHKIIRTWKGWTTIDNAPIYEAMLINEVFPEVKRKGVEGLEKVSISTMERNDEMEFFLVLQFDSLNSVKMFAGENYEQAYIPENAKLVLSRYDETAQHFTLKEELILK
- a CDS encoding DUF4440 domain-containing protein, translating into MNFINGNITRIVERYTTDAKLFPNDSEIIEGFYDISKHFTMPENVKIVSHKIFPSEIKVVNENAYAYGTYEGTTLTPEGEKISWKGKYVNVWRKENGEWKVYLEIWNSIPL